One segment of Rhodanobacter thiooxydans DNA contains the following:
- a CDS encoding ABC transporter ATP-binding protein, whose protein sequence is MPDEPSPAQGHTLDLLRSLARTLGGGDLAEIAAYVALSLAAALVGSLAAVLLVPLVQPGHALRLAGGMFDVGGSVEMRAAVFVAATATFAVLRWLVAWLGARLTSRYGMTRRRLVHARLVDAPLASLADATSAEIANVLTYNVETLTQGFAALLQLLVAGITTIVSLGFAFWVSPPLMLVAPLLAGFVLIASRIFGREQSQVGRRYVADMTRLFWLSEDFPRRLRHIRSFGRADAEKESYGAISAALGHGYRRQLELVAAGRLVLELLAAAAIAAVLVLAYRWHGVDQSSLIAVCLLLGRLLPYLVSTRQSFQQLRSAVPAFGLWQRYMDLDTIRSPATPSPAGPGADRPALHIERIRLAPPLAGLDVRQVSLRPGELTLIRGDSGIGKSSLVDVLAGMSVPGVFAARVDGHAIGFDAYRELVRHGAYVSQGVRPWQHSVRECLRWAAPEAGAELMQAALQDVGLDRRLAGSLQGLDTALHSTASRLSGGELQRLLLAQVILRRPFLAVLDEATSALDAASEIQVLAAMKRRLPQTILVVVSHRDSVAAIADQCLTINGDLVATMVAKADPCHAATRKRGGRPHDGAS, encoded by the coding sequence ATGCCTGACGAACCATCGCCGGCGCAGGGCCACACGCTCGACCTGCTGCGTTCGCTCGCGCGCACGCTCGGCGGCGGTGACCTGGCGGAAATCGCCGCCTATGTCGCGTTGTCGCTGGCGGCGGCACTGGTCGGCAGCCTTGCCGCGGTGCTGCTGGTGCCGCTGGTCCAGCCCGGGCACGCGTTGCGGCTGGCCGGCGGGATGTTCGACGTGGGCGGCAGCGTGGAGATGCGGGCTGCCGTCTTTGTCGCGGCCACCGCGACCTTCGCCGTGCTGCGCTGGCTGGTGGCATGGCTGGGCGCGCGCCTGACCAGTCGTTACGGCATGACCCGGCGGCGCCTGGTGCATGCACGGCTGGTCGATGCGCCGCTGGCCTCGCTGGCCGATGCGACCTCGGCGGAGATCGCGAACGTCCTGACCTACAACGTCGAAACCCTCACCCAGGGTTTTGCCGCGCTGTTGCAGCTGCTGGTTGCCGGCATCACCACGATCGTCAGCCTGGGCTTCGCGTTCTGGGTGTCGCCGCCGCTGATGCTTGTGGCACCGCTGCTTGCCGGTTTCGTGCTGATTGCCTCGCGCATCTTCGGCCGCGAACAGTCGCAGGTCGGTCGCCGCTATGTCGCCGACATGACGCGGCTGTTCTGGCTCAGCGAGGATTTTCCGCGGCGCCTGCGCCACATCCGTTCGTTCGGGCGGGCTGACGCGGAAAAGGAAAGTTACGGCGCCATTTCCGCGGCGCTGGGCCACGGCTACCGGCGCCAGCTGGAGCTGGTGGCAGCCGGACGGCTGGTGCTCGAACTGCTGGCGGCGGCCGCGATCGCCGCTGTCCTCGTGCTCGCCTATCGCTGGCACGGCGTCGATCAGTCGTCGCTGATCGCGGTGTGCCTGCTGCTCGGGCGCCTGCTGCCGTATCTGGTATCGACCCGGCAGAGCTTCCAGCAACTGCGTTCGGCCGTCCCGGCTTTCGGGCTCTGGCAGCGCTACATGGACCTCGACACGATCCGTTCGCCGGCGACGCCATCGCCCGCCGGGCCGGGGGCGGATCGGCCGGCGCTGCACATCGAGCGGATACGACTGGCGCCGCCGCTTGCCGGCCTCGACGTGCGCCAGGTGAGCCTGCGGCCCGGCGAGCTGACCCTGATCCGCGGCGACTCCGGCATCGGCAAGAGCAGCCTGGTCGACGTGCTGGCTGGCATGAGCGTGCCCGGGGTTTTCGCGGCGCGGGTCGACGGGCACGCCATCGGCTTCGACGCATACCGGGAGCTCGTGCGGCACGGCGCCTATGTCAGCCAGGGCGTGCGGCCCTGGCAGCACTCGGTGCGCGAATGCCTGCGCTGGGCGGCGCCCGAAGCCGGCGCCGAACTGATGCAGGCCGCGCTGCAGGACGTCGGCCTCGACCGGCGGCTGGCCGGCTCGCTGCAGGGCCTGGACACCGCGCTGCACAGTACGGCGAGCCGACTCTCCGGCGGCGAGCTGCAGCGGCTGCTGCTGGCCCAGGTGATCCTGCGCCGGCCTTTCCTGGCCGTGCTGGACGAAGCGACCAGCGCGCTCGACGCCGCGTCCGAGATCCAGGTGCTGGCCGCAATGAAACGCCGGTTGCCGCAGACGATACTCGTCGTGGTATCGCACCGGGACAGCGTGGCAGCGATCGCCGACCAGTGCCTGACCATCAACGGCGACCTCGTGGCGACGATGGTCGCGAAGGCCGATCCGTGCCATGCCGCGACGCGAAAGCGCGGCGGGCGCCCGCACGATGGGGCGAGCTGA
- a CDS encoding peroxiredoxin: MKKRFAGSMALGALLALASAMPAAAALAPGAVAPTFTAQASQAGKEFTFSLADALRKGPVVVYFYPSAYTGGCDLEAHTFAVARDKFDAAGATIIGVSADSIERLDAFSADPKYCAGKFPVASDAEVKVALSYGLEAMAARPGMKDVRGVEIDHAFIPRTTFVIAGDGKIVATLSSETDHLRPDEHVKQALAIVQKLQAGKAP, encoded by the coding sequence ATGAAAAAGCGTTTTGCGGGATCGATGGCATTGGGTGCGCTGCTTGCGCTGGCTTCGGCGATGCCGGCGGCCGCCGCGCTCGCGCCCGGCGCCGTGGCGCCGACGTTCACCGCCCAGGCCAGCCAGGCCGGCAAGGAGTTCACCTTCTCGCTGGCCGATGCGCTCAGGAAAGGTCCGGTCGTGGTGTACTTCTACCCGTCGGCGTACACCGGGGGCTGCGATCTCGAAGCGCACACGTTTGCGGTCGCGCGGGACAAGTTCGACGCGGCCGGCGCGACCATCATCGGCGTGTCGGCCGACAGCATCGAGCGGCTCGATGCTTTCTCGGCGGATCCGAAGTACTGCGCAGGCAAGTTCCCGGTCGCCTCGGACGCCGAGGTCAAGGTCGCTCTTTCGTACGGCCTGGAGGCGATGGCGGCGCGACCGGGCATGAAGGACGTGCGTGGCGTTGAGATCGATCACGCGTTCATCCCGCGCACGACCTTCGTCATCGCCGGCGACGGCAAGATCGTGGCCACGCTTTCCTCGGAGACCGACCACCTGCGCCCCGACGAGCACGTGAAACAGGCACTGGCCATCGTGCAGAAACTACAGGCCGGCAAGGCGCCGTAA
- a CDS encoding serine kinase encodes MRDACADPFRERSGCRRAVSRQILGGRFRFESASEALLQLVEAAYGGLPPHRLPAAVPEFRIELQLSPPRLSPGGGEPPPVQVQAGAGWICGVMDASNYVMLAPAQQRALVVASADMLERPYHLRYELIEFAVFTLATRGQGLVPLHGACVGRRGKGVLLLGASGSGKSTLALLALLQGMDFLAEDAVFVQPHAMLATGVANYLHVQADALRFVDPAGARRWISGAPVIRRRSGVEKFEADLRRGPGRLAAAPLELVGTVLVSAQPTDDATALLSTVPAADVAARLSADQPYASGQPGWPCFAQRMMAMGVHELRRGKHPRDGVAALWELLDDAP; translated from the coding sequence ATGCGGGACGCCTGCGCGGATCCTTTCCGCGAGCGATCCGGCTGCCGCCGTGCCGTGAGCCGGCAGATACTCGGCGGGCGCTTCCGTTTCGAAAGCGCGAGCGAGGCGCTGCTGCAGCTGGTCGAGGCCGCTTACGGCGGCCTGCCGCCGCACCGTCTGCCGGCGGCGGTGCCGGAGTTCCGCATCGAGCTGCAGCTGTCGCCGCCGCGGCTGTCGCCGGGCGGGGGCGAACCACCGCCGGTGCAGGTGCAGGCGGGAGCCGGCTGGATCTGCGGCGTCATGGACGCGTCGAACTACGTGATGCTGGCGCCCGCGCAGCAGCGGGCCCTGGTGGTGGCCTCCGCCGACATGCTGGAGCGGCCCTACCATCTGCGCTACGAACTCATCGAGTTCGCCGTGTTCACCTTGGCCACGCGCGGGCAGGGCCTGGTTCCGCTGCACGGTGCCTGCGTGGGCCGGCGGGGCAAGGGCGTCCTGCTGCTGGGCGCCAGCGGCTCGGGCAAATCGACGCTGGCTTTGCTCGCCCTGCTGCAAGGCATGGATTTTCTCGCCGAGGACGCGGTGTTCGTGCAGCCGCACGCCATGCTCGCCACCGGCGTGGCCAACTACCTGCACGTGCAGGCCGATGCGCTGCGATTCGTCGACCCCGCCGGTGCCCGGCGCTGGATCAGCGGGGCGCCGGTGATCCGCCGCCGCAGCGGGGTGGAGAAGTTCGAAGCCGACCTGAGGCGGGGACCCGGCCGGCTCGCCGCGGCTCCACTGGAACTGGTCGGCACCGTGCTGGTTTCGGCCCAGCCCACCGACGACGCCACCGCCTTGCTGAGCACGGTTCCGGCTGCCGATGTCGCCGCGCGATTGTCCGCAGATCAGCCGTATGCGTCCGGCCAGCCCGGCTGGCCCTGCTTCGCGCAGCGGATGATGGCGATGGGCGTGCACGAGTTGCGCCGCGGCAAGCATCCGCGGGACGGCGTGGCGGCGTTGTGGGAACTGCTGGACGATGCGCCGTGA
- a CDS encoding B12-binding domain-containing radical SAM protein produces MLKIQVGHSYFLRYDPKQWERGKPYPPLATIQIAALLRRRGHDVALFDAMLADGVEDYAAAVRAAQPDVVVLYEDNFNYLTKMCLGRMREAACRMIAQAHARGARVIVAGSDASDQPGPFLAAGADAVLLGEGIAALLELIERLERDPTITARHWLDGIDGIATQVDGQTQARRIGAMPPDPRLVGPPAWDLVDIARYRSLWRERHGYFSLNMAASRGCPFRCNWCAKPIWGNHYKQRSADDVAAEMIYLKQAFGPDHIWMADDIFGFHVDWVAQFGARLRSAGGSVPFTIQTRADLMSERMTDALEQAGCAEAWLGAESGSQRVLDSMAKGTRVADLVAARVRLGRRGIRVGFFIQLGYLGEQLDDLLATRELVAQAAPDDIGVSVSYPLPGTKFYDKVKAQLGDKTHWRDSGDLAMMFHGAYDSDFYRSVRDLLHEQVTLQQSKATDPPERHRQASAALDAKWDALVASERAHRSEDATTTKRIDIRLLPHAAAAQSR; encoded by the coding sequence ATGCTGAAGATTCAGGTCGGCCACTCCTACTTCCTCAGGTACGACCCCAAGCAATGGGAACGCGGCAAGCCCTATCCCCCGCTGGCCACGATCCAGATCGCCGCGCTGCTGCGGCGGCGGGGCCACGACGTCGCCCTGTTCGACGCGATGCTTGCCGATGGCGTCGAGGATTACGCAGCCGCCGTGCGCGCCGCGCAGCCGGATGTCGTGGTCCTCTACGAGGACAATTTCAACTACCTGACCAAGATGTGCCTCGGCCGCATGCGCGAGGCGGCGTGCCGGATGATCGCGCAAGCGCATGCGCGCGGCGCCCGCGTGATCGTGGCCGGCTCCGACGCGTCGGATCAGCCGGGCCCCTTCCTCGCCGCCGGCGCGGACGCGGTGCTGCTGGGCGAAGGGATCGCGGCGCTGCTGGAACTGATCGAGCGGCTGGAGCGCGACCCGACCATCACCGCCCGCCACTGGCTCGACGGCATCGACGGCATCGCCACGCAAGTGGACGGCCAGACCCAGGCGCGACGCATCGGCGCCATGCCGCCGGACCCCCGGCTGGTCGGTCCGCCGGCCTGGGACCTGGTGGATATCGCGCGCTACCGCAGCCTGTGGCGCGAACGGCACGGCTACTTCAGCCTCAACATGGCGGCGTCGCGGGGCTGCCCGTTTCGCTGCAACTGGTGCGCCAAGCCGATCTGGGGCAACCACTACAAGCAGCGCAGCGCCGACGACGTGGCGGCGGAGATGATCTACCTGAAACAGGCGTTCGGGCCCGATCACATCTGGATGGCCGACGACATCTTCGGCTTCCACGTCGACTGGGTTGCGCAGTTCGGAGCGCGCCTGCGCAGCGCCGGTGGATCGGTTCCGTTCACCATCCAGACCCGCGCCGACCTGATGAGCGAGCGCATGACCGACGCACTCGAACAGGCCGGCTGCGCCGAGGCGTGGCTGGGTGCCGAAAGCGGCAGCCAGCGCGTGCTGGACAGCATGGCCAAGGGCACCCGGGTCGCCGACCTGGTTGCGGCCCGGGTGCGGCTCGGCCGGCGCGGCATCCGCGTGGGCTTCTTCATCCAGCTCGGCTATCTGGGCGAACAGCTGGACGACCTGCTGGCGACCCGCGAACTGGTGGCGCAAGCCGCGCCCGACGACATCGGCGTGAGCGTCTCCTATCCGCTGCCGGGAACCAAGTTCTACGACAAGGTCAAGGCCCAGCTTGGCGACAAGACGCATTGGCGGGACAGCGGCGACCTGGCCATGATGTTCCACGGCGCCTATGACTCGGACTTCTACCGCAGCGTGCGCGACCTGCTGCACGAGCAGGTCACGCTGCAGCAATCGAAGGCCACCGACCCGCCGGAGCGCCACCGGCAGGCGAGCGCGGCACTCGATGCCAAATGGGATGCGCTGGTCGCATCTGAACGGGCGCACCGCAGCGAGGATGCGACGACGACGAAGCGAATCGATATCCGGCTGCTCCCCCATGCTGCCGCCGCTCAAAGTCGTTAG
- a CDS encoding nucleotidyltransferase family protein, producing the protein MLPPLKVVRAGLRRTTEALAAELARPGSVTPPWSALDWQLAAVAAAVHGVSPLLCRCCVWRNPSWQSFLTDQREHVEHRHQRIDTLLQRIDAGARARGIALVALKGSALHALGIYAPGDRPMADIDLLVRAEDAAPAIALLQELGYVESFAGWKHRVFRPAAGAPFAGLGEHRDTPVNIELHTRIQERLPVTAVDITARIHPPQPRPGLNPYPSPGALMNHLLLHAAGNLCNRSLRLLHLHDIALLSARLSAGDWNVLWDDPAGDAPWYALPPLLLTARYYPDAIAADVLARLATCCPTLLRMASRRQTLTRVSSSDLWLHALHGIEWSRSLGELGRYLGQRVRPTQEANRERTDMLRTQLWLQQGSNWTGLSHGRRILAWLTRPVPRMDTMFAVRAALEGPAPAP; encoded by the coding sequence ATGCTGCCGCCGCTCAAAGTCGTTAGGGCCGGCCTGCGCCGCACCACCGAGGCGCTCGCCGCGGAGCTGGCGCGGCCGGGCAGCGTCACGCCGCCGTGGAGTGCGCTCGACTGGCAGCTGGCGGCGGTCGCCGCGGCCGTGCATGGGGTGTCGCCGCTGCTGTGCCGATGCTGCGTGTGGCGGAACCCCTCCTGGCAATCGTTCCTGACCGACCAGCGTGAACACGTCGAGCATCGCCATCAACGCATCGATACGCTGCTGCAGCGCATCGATGCCGGCGCCCGCGCTCGCGGCATCGCCCTCGTCGCGCTGAAGGGCTCCGCCTTGCACGCGCTCGGCATCTACGCGCCCGGCGACCGGCCGATGGCCGACATCGACCTGCTGGTCCGCGCGGAGGATGCCGCGCCGGCGATCGCGCTGCTGCAGGAGCTGGGCTACGTGGAGTCGTTCGCCGGGTGGAAGCACCGGGTGTTCAGGCCGGCGGCCGGCGCTCCCTTTGCCGGCCTTGGGGAGCACCGCGACACGCCGGTCAACATCGAGCTGCACACGCGCATCCAGGAGCGGCTGCCGGTCACCGCGGTGGACATCACCGCGCGCATCCATCCGCCACAGCCGCGGCCCGGACTGAACCCCTACCCGTCGCCCGGCGCGCTGATGAACCACCTGCTGCTGCATGCTGCCGGCAACCTCTGCAACCGCAGCCTGCGCCTGCTCCATCTGCACGACATCGCGCTGCTCTCGGCACGCTTGTCCGCGGGCGACTGGAACGTGCTGTGGGACGACCCGGCCGGCGACGCTCCCTGGTATGCGCTGCCGCCACTGCTGCTGACTGCGCGCTACTACCCGGACGCAATCGCGGCCGACGTGCTGGCACGGCTCGCCACCTGTTGCCCTACCCTGCTGCGGATGGCATCGCGCCGCCAGACCCTGACCCGCGTTTCGTCCTCCGACCTGTGGCTGCATGCGCTGCACGGCATCGAATGGTCGCGTTCCCTCGGCGAACTCGGGCGCTACCTCGGGCAGCGAGTCAGGCCCACGCAGGAGGCCAACCGGGAGCGTACCGACATGCTGCGCACGCAGCTCTGGCTGCAGCAGGGGTCGAACTGGACCGGTCTGTCGCACGGACGACGCATCCTTGCCTGGCTGACCCGACCGGTACCGCGGATGGACACGATGTTCGCAGTGCGCGCGGCCCTGGAAGGCCCGGCGCCCGCGCCGTAG
- a CDS encoding class I SAM-dependent methyltransferase yields the protein MSLALPASDTSPTRHAAEVTALAGLRLRCPRCGTAIGTLDCPACGFVIVIDDGIAHALPPESAAHHARFMADYERIRTSEGRGSESGAFYLALPYRDTTGRDRRQWRMRARSYDYLVRRLPQGGRILDLGAGNGWMSFRLALAGYRPTAVDLLDNDRDGLGAARHYRARLPALFPRFQAEMCRLPFADEQFDAAVFNASFHYVEDGEACLREALRCVRKGGMVIISDTPWYAHDASGRQMLAERREVFLRRHGTAADAIASLGYLTDERLRHMADALSIRWEVHRPWYGLRWALRPLIAKLRGRREPSRFRLYVARKPS from the coding sequence ATGTCGCTGGCGCTACCAGCATCGGATACATCACCCACCCGCCATGCCGCGGAGGTGACGGCGCTGGCGGGTCTGCGACTGCGCTGTCCTCGCTGCGGAACGGCCATCGGCACACTGGATTGCCCGGCATGCGGCTTCGTCATCGTGATCGACGACGGCATCGCCCATGCACTGCCACCCGAATCGGCCGCACACCACGCGCGATTCATGGCCGACTATGAGCGGATCAGGACGTCGGAAGGCCGCGGCAGCGAAAGTGGAGCGTTCTATCTCGCCCTTCCCTACCGCGACACCACGGGAAGGGATCGCCGCCAGTGGCGGATGCGTGCGCGCAGCTACGACTACCTCGTGCGGCGGCTGCCGCAAGGGGGCCGCATCCTCGACCTCGGTGCAGGCAACGGCTGGATGAGTTTTCGTCTGGCGCTGGCCGGGTATCGGCCGACCGCGGTCGACCTGCTCGACAACGATCGCGACGGGCTGGGTGCGGCACGGCACTACCGGGCGCGCCTGCCGGCACTGTTTCCGCGCTTCCAGGCTGAGATGTGCCGCCTGCCGTTCGCGGACGAGCAGTTCGACGCCGCCGTGTTCAATGCCTCGTTCCATTACGTCGAAGACGGCGAAGCGTGCCTGCGCGAAGCTTTGCGCTGCGTGCGCAAGGGCGGCATGGTGATCATCAGCGACACGCCGTGGTACGCCCACGACGCGAGCGGCCGGCAGATGCTGGCCGAGCGTCGCGAAGTTTTTCTGCGCCGCCATGGCACGGCCGCCGATGCCATCGCCAGCTTGGGCTATCTCACCGACGAGCGCCTGCGCCATATGGCAGACGCGCTGTCAATTCGCTGGGAGGTGCATCGTCCCTGGTACGGCCTGCGCTGGGCGCTGCGCCCGCTCATCGCGAAACTTCGTGGCCGTCGCGAGCCTTCAAGGTTTCGACTTTACGTCGCCCGCAAGCCCAGCTGA
- a CDS encoding glycosyltransferase family 4 protein: MKLALVVPGGVDRSGEYRVIPALLALIERLARTHEVHVFALQQEAAAGRWELAGASIHNIGAGWTRWRAIAAIRAEHRRAPFDRIQAIFSGSCGLVAVAAARLLRLPSLVHVAGGELVALHAIDYGGRLQWKGRLREACVLRAADVVTAASAPVIEALRALGVAARRVPLGVDLRTWPPLAPRARRAGPARLIHVASLNRVKDQPILLRALAMLRDAGLAFRMDIVGVDTLQGEMQQLVHQLGLENCVNFLGFKTQRELRPLMEAADLLVMSSLHEAGPLVLLEAAVAGVPAVGTGVGHFVEWSPAAARSVPVGDADALADAVRQVLADEPLRLRMVQAAQCRALLEDADSTARLFDALYRHACTESRESAGLAGDVKSKP; the protein is encoded by the coding sequence GTGAAACTCGCGCTGGTGGTGCCGGGCGGGGTGGATCGCAGCGGCGAGTACCGGGTGATTCCGGCCTTGCTGGCGCTGATCGAACGACTGGCGCGCACCCACGAGGTGCACGTCTTCGCGCTGCAGCAGGAGGCGGCGGCGGGCCGCTGGGAACTTGCTGGCGCGAGCATCCACAACATCGGCGCCGGCTGGACCCGATGGCGCGCGATCGCGGCGATCCGCGCCGAGCATCGCCGCGCGCCGTTCGACCGGATCCAGGCGATCTTCTCCGGCTCGTGCGGCCTGGTGGCCGTGGCCGCGGCCAGGCTGCTGCGGCTGCCGAGCCTGGTGCATGTCGCCGGCGGCGAGCTGGTTGCGCTGCACGCGATCGACTATGGCGGGCGGCTGCAATGGAAGGGACGGCTGCGCGAGGCGTGCGTGCTGCGCGCCGCCGATGTCGTCACGGCGGCCAGCGCGCCGGTCATCGAGGCGCTGCGCGCGCTCGGCGTGGCGGCCCGGCGCGTGCCGCTCGGCGTCGACCTGCGGACTTGGCCGCCGCTCGCGCCGCGTGCGCGCCGCGCCGGTCCGGCGCGTTTGATCCACGTGGCCAGCCTCAACCGGGTGAAGGATCAGCCGATCCTGCTGCGCGCACTGGCCATGTTGCGCGACGCCGGGCTGGCCTTTCGCATGGATATCGTCGGCGTGGACACTTTGCAGGGCGAGATGCAGCAGCTGGTTCACCAGCTCGGGTTGGAAAACTGCGTCAACTTCCTTGGCTTCAAGACGCAACGCGAACTGCGCCCGTTGATGGAAGCGGCCGACCTGCTGGTGATGTCGTCGCTGCACGAAGCCGGTCCGCTGGTGCTGCTGGAGGCAGCGGTAGCCGGCGTGCCGGCGGTGGGTACGGGGGTCGGGCACTTTGTGGAGTGGTCGCCTGCGGCGGCCCGCAGCGTGCCCGTCGGCGACGCGGATGCGCTGGCCGATGCCGTCCGACAGGTGCTTGCGGACGAACCGCTGCGGCTGCGCATGGTCCAAGCCGCGCAGTGCCGGGCGCTGCTGGAAGACGCCGACAGCACCGCGCGCCTGTTCGATGCGCTGTACCGCCACGCATGCACGGAATCGCGGGAATCAGCTGGGCTTGCGGGCGACGTAAAGTCGAAACCTTGA
- a CDS encoding glycosyltransferase family 4 protein: MHVAQLNFLPAPAGLAPAAVLERWHSLADIAEAVASAGTRVSVIQAAAREERIMRDGIDYHFVDIRGLATAAERGRRFAGVLGQLGIDVLHGHSLGFAEDAFAIAQCLPRLPIILQDHADRPPRRWRRSPWRRWYAALAGVAFTAPELARPFVRAGLFAPHTRQFAIPESSSRFSVGHRADARASTGLHGDPGVLWVGHLNAGKDPLSVLDGVSLAARRLPDLQLWCAFGSAPLLGAVRARSARDPQLAGRVHLLGTVAHAQVELLMRAADLFVSGSRAESCGYAALEALACGVTPVLTDIPSFRALIGDSGVGQLWACGEATQLAEALVAAAADRPPAAQVRAHFDAALSFTAVGRQWAAAYAQVHDERRRRAS, encoded by the coding sequence GTGCACGTCGCGCAGCTCAATTTTTTGCCCGCGCCGGCGGGACTTGCGCCGGCCGCGGTGCTGGAACGATGGCACTCGCTGGCGGACATCGCCGAGGCAGTCGCCAGCGCCGGCACCCGCGTGTCGGTGATCCAGGCGGCGGCGCGCGAGGAGCGGATCATGCGCGACGGCATCGACTATCACTTCGTCGACATCCGCGGGCTGGCGACGGCGGCCGAGCGGGGCCGCCGTTTCGCCGGCGTGCTCGGCCAGCTCGGCATCGACGTGCTGCACGGACACAGCCTGGGTTTCGCCGAGGATGCCTTCGCCATCGCGCAGTGCCTGCCGCGACTGCCGATCATCCTGCAGGACCACGCCGATCGGCCGCCGCGCCGGTGGCGGCGGTCGCCGTGGCGGCGCTGGTATGCGGCGCTGGCCGGCGTCGCCTTCACCGCGCCCGAACTGGCGCGACCGTTTGTCCGGGCCGGGCTGTTCGCGCCGCACACGCGGCAGTTTGCGATACCCGAATCCAGCAGCCGTTTCAGCGTCGGCCATCGTGCCGATGCCCGCGCCAGCACCGGCCTGCATGGCGATCCCGGCGTGCTGTGGGTGGGGCATCTGAATGCCGGCAAGGACCCGTTGAGCGTGCTCGACGGCGTCAGCCTGGCTGCGCGGCGGCTGCCCGACCTGCAGTTGTGGTGCGCCTTCGGCAGCGCGCCGCTGCTCGGCGCGGTGCGGGCGCGCAGCGCGCGCGATCCGCAGCTTGCCGGGCGCGTGCACTTGCTGGGCACGGTGGCGCACGCGCAGGTCGAGCTGCTGATGCGCGCGGCCGACCTGTTCGTCTCGGGCAGCCGCGCCGAAAGTTGCGGTTACGCCGCGCTCGAAGCGCTGGCTTGCGGCGTCACGCCGGTGCTCACGGATATTCCCTCCTTTCGCGCGCTGATCGGCGACAGCGGCGTCGGTCAGCTGTGGGCTTGCGGCGAGGCGACACAGCTGGCCGAGGCGCTGGTCGCTGCCGCCGCTGACCGGCCGCCGGCGGCACAGGTGCGCGCCCATTTCGACGCCGCGCTGTCATTCACTGCGGTAGGCCGGCAATGGGCCGCTGCCTACGCGCAGGTGCACGACGAGCGGCGCCGGAGAGCGTCGTGA